Proteins from a single region of Streptomyces sp. TN58:
- a CDS encoding PadR family transcriptional regulator yields the protein MSIGHTLLGLLEAGPRHGYDLKRAFDEKFGHDRPLAYGQVYSTMSRLLKNGLVEVEGIEAGGGPDRKRYSITDAGITDVEAWLAQPEKPEPYLHSTLYTKVVLALLTGRRADELLDTQRAEHLRLMRILTQRKRKGDIADQLVCDHALFHLEADLRWLELTAARLDQLAREVRR from the coding sequence ATGTCCATCGGTCACACCCTCCTTGGCCTCCTGGAGGCCGGCCCGCGCCATGGTTACGACCTGAAGCGGGCCTTCGACGAGAAGTTCGGCCACGACCGCCCCCTCGCCTACGGACAGGTCTACTCGACCATGTCCCGCCTCCTGAAGAACGGCCTCGTCGAGGTCGAGGGCATTGAGGCGGGCGGCGGCCCCGACCGCAAGCGGTACTCCATCACCGACGCCGGGATCACCGACGTCGAGGCCTGGCTCGCCCAGCCGGAGAAGCCGGAGCCGTACCTGCACTCCACCCTCTACACCAAGGTCGTCCTCGCCCTGCTCACCGGCCGCCGCGCCGACGAACTGCTGGACACCCAGCGGGCCGAGCACCTGCGCCTCATGCGCATCCTCACCCAGCGCAAGCGCAAGGGCGACATCGCCGACCAGCTCGTCTGCGACCACGCGCTGTTCCACCTCGAAGCGGACCTGCGGTGGCTGGAGCTCACCGCGGCCCGGCTCGACCAGCTCGCACGGGAGGTACGCCGATGA
- a CDS encoding ABC transporter ATP-binding protein codes for MNAPAGSLLTATDLRKAYGTTHALDGAGFSIHPGEVVAVMGPSGSGKSTLLHCLAGIVPPDSGSVTYAGRELTSLSDAERSALRRTEFGFVFQFGRLVPELTCVENVALPLRLTGVRRKEAERTALHWMEQLQVEDLGAKRPGEISGGQGQRVAVARALVTGPRVVFADEPTGALDSLNGELVMQLLTETARSANAAVVLVTHETRVAAYSDREIVVRDGKSRDMEPVV; via the coding sequence ATGAACGCCCCGGCCGGCTCCCTGCTCACCGCCACGGACCTGCGCAAGGCCTACGGGACCACCCACGCCCTGGACGGCGCCGGGTTCTCCATCCACCCGGGCGAGGTCGTCGCCGTCATGGGTCCCTCCGGCTCCGGCAAGTCCACCCTGCTGCACTGCCTCGCCGGGATCGTTCCGCCCGACTCGGGCTCCGTCACCTACGCCGGCCGCGAGCTCACCTCCCTGAGCGACGCCGAGCGCAGCGCCCTTCGCCGTACCGAGTTCGGCTTCGTCTTCCAGTTCGGCCGGCTCGTACCCGAACTGACCTGCGTGGAGAACGTCGCCCTCCCGCTGCGCCTGACCGGCGTCAGGCGCAAGGAGGCCGAACGCACCGCCCTGCACTGGATGGAGCAGCTCCAGGTGGAGGACCTGGGCGCCAAGCGGCCCGGCGAGATATCCGGCGGCCAGGGGCAGCGCGTGGCCGTCGCCCGCGCCCTCGTCACCGGCCCCCGGGTCGTCTTCGCCGACGAGCCGACCGGAGCCCTCGACTCCCTCAACGGCGAACTCGTCATGCAGCTGCTCACGGAGACCGCCCGGTCCGCGAACGCCGCCGTCGTCCTCGTCACGCACGAGACGCGCGTGGCCGCCTACTCCGACCGCGAGATCGTCGTACGCGACGGGAAGTCCCGCGACATGGAGCCGGTCGTATGA
- a CDS encoding SPFH domain-containing protein translates to MTNHIATPDGVREFTARSVGGGLALLLGLVGLLAGAGLVVAGAAAGTTGAKVALIAVGVLLGLGSVIAMSGLNTVAPGEARVVQLFGRYRGTIRTDGLRWVNPLTSREKISTRVRNHETAVLKVNDAYGNPIELAAVVVWRVEDTARAVFEVEDFTEFVETQTEAAVRHIAIEYPYDAHEEGGLSLRGNAEEITEKLAVELHARVEAAGVQIIESRFTHLAYAPEIASAMLQRQQAGAVVAARKQIVEGAVGMVELALTRLAEEDIVDLDSERKAAMVSNLMVVLCGDRAAQPVVNTGTLYQ, encoded by the coding sequence ATGACGAACCACATTGCCACTCCGGACGGAGTAAGGGAGTTCACCGCTCGCAGCGTGGGCGGCGGGCTCGCGCTGCTGCTCGGCCTGGTCGGCCTGCTGGCGGGCGCGGGACTGGTGGTGGCCGGCGCGGCGGCGGGCACGACCGGCGCCAAGGTGGCGCTGATCGCGGTCGGCGTACTCCTCGGCCTCGGCTCCGTGATCGCGATGAGCGGCCTCAACACGGTGGCGCCGGGTGAGGCCCGCGTCGTCCAGCTCTTCGGCCGCTACCGCGGCACCATCCGCACCGACGGCCTGCGTTGGGTCAACCCGCTGACCTCGCGGGAGAAGATCTCCACCCGGGTGCGCAACCACGAGACGGCCGTCCTGAAGGTCAACGACGCCTACGGCAACCCGATCGAGCTGGCGGCGGTCGTGGTCTGGCGGGTCGAGGACACCGCGCGCGCCGTCTTCGAGGTCGAGGACTTCACCGAGTTCGTCGAGACGCAGACCGAGGCCGCGGTCCGGCACATCGCGATCGAGTACCCGTACGACGCGCACGAGGAGGGCGGCCTGTCGCTGCGGGGGAACGCCGAGGAGATCACCGAGAAGCTCGCGGTCGAACTGCACGCCCGCGTGGAGGCCGCCGGGGTGCAGATCATCGAGTCGCGCTTCACGCATCTCGCGTACGCTCCTGAGATCGCCTCCGCGATGCTCCAGCGCCAGCAGGCCGGCGCGGTCGTGGCGGCCCGCAAGCAGATCGTGGAAGGCGCGGTGGGCATGGTCGAGCTCGCCCTGACCCGTCTGGCGGAGGAGGACATCGTGGACCTCGACTCGGAGCGCAAGGCGGCCATGGTCTCGAACCTGATGGTCGTGCTGTGCGGCGACCGCGCCGCCCAGCCGGTGGTCAACACGGGCACCCTCTACCAGTGA